A single region of the Streptomyces sp. NBC_00425 genome encodes:
- the recQ gene encoding DNA helicase RecQ, with protein MGATGGISEMTGITGTPEGTDSEALATLHRVFGYEAFRGAQEEVIEHVVAGGDAVVLMPTGGGKSLCYQIPALVRPGTGIVVSPLIALMQDQVDALRALGVNAGFMNSTQDFDERRVVEAEFLAGELDLLYLAPERLRLESTQELLSRGKIAVFAIDEAHCVSQWGHDFRPDYLTLAVLGERWPDVPRVALTATATRATHDEITQRLNMPTARHFVASFDRPNIQYRIVPKADPKKQLLSFLREEHAGDAGIVYCLSRNSVEKTAEFLSRNGVEAVPYHAGLDAGTRAAHQSRFLREDGLVVCATIAFGMGIDKPDVRFVAHLDLPKSIEGYYQETGRGGRDGLPSTAWMAYGLNDVIQQRKLIQSGEGDEAFRRRAGAHLDSMLALCETAQCRRGQLLAYFGQEPDAAGCGNCDTCLTPPETWDGTVAAQKVLSTVVRLQRERGQKFGAVQIVDILMGKRTAKVIQFDHDQLSVFGIGEDLAEGEWRGVVRQLLAQGLLAVEGEYGTLVLTEASGAVLRRERDVPLRKEPKRPATSAKASGGSSSGRKGAKAAAAELPEELLPAFEALRAWRAEQAREQGVPAYVIFHDATLREIATAWPTSVDQLGGISGVGEKKLVTYGEGVVAVLASLGGPPAGGAAAGATEVSAAGAGAGAAAGVGARTAAGANADMGPGSPDLWPDVDEEPAPEDWM; from the coding sequence ATGGGCGCGACGGGCGGGATCAGCGAGATGACAGGGATCACCGGGACACCGGAGGGGACCGACAGCGAGGCGTTGGCCACGCTGCACCGGGTCTTCGGATACGAGGCTTTCCGCGGCGCGCAGGAAGAGGTCATCGAGCACGTCGTGGCCGGCGGGGACGCGGTGGTCCTCATGCCGACCGGCGGCGGAAAGTCGCTCTGCTACCAGATCCCCGCCCTGGTCAGACCCGGCACGGGAATCGTCGTCTCCCCGCTGATCGCGCTGATGCAGGACCAGGTGGACGCGCTGCGGGCGCTCGGCGTGAACGCCGGGTTCATGAACTCCACCCAGGACTTCGACGAGCGGCGTGTGGTCGAGGCCGAGTTCCTGGCCGGCGAGCTGGACCTGCTGTATCTCGCCCCGGAGCGACTGCGCCTGGAGTCCACCCAGGAACTGCTGTCGCGCGGCAAGATCGCGGTGTTCGCGATCGACGAGGCGCACTGTGTGTCCCAGTGGGGCCACGACTTCCGCCCCGACTACCTCACCCTCGCCGTGCTCGGCGAGCGCTGGCCCGACGTCCCGCGGGTAGCCCTCACGGCGACGGCGACGCGCGCCACCCACGACGAGATCACCCAGCGGCTCAACATGCCGACGGCCCGGCACTTCGTGGCGAGCTTCGACCGGCCCAACATCCAGTACCGGATCGTGCCCAAGGCCGACCCCAAGAAGCAGCTCCTGAGCTTCCTGCGCGAGGAACACGCGGGGGACGCGGGCATCGTGTACTGCCTCTCGCGCAACTCCGTGGAGAAGACGGCAGAGTTCCTCTCCCGCAACGGCGTCGAGGCGGTCCCTTACCACGCGGGTCTGGACGCGGGGACGCGCGCGGCCCACCAGTCCCGGTTCCTGCGCGAGGACGGCCTGGTGGTCTGCGCGACCATCGCCTTCGGCATGGGCATCGACAAGCCGGACGTGCGGTTCGTCGCCCACCTCGACCTGCCGAAGTCGATCGAGGGCTACTACCAGGAGACCGGGCGCGGCGGCCGCGACGGACTGCCGTCCACGGCATGGATGGCGTACGGCCTCAACGACGTCATACAGCAGCGCAAGCTCATCCAGTCCGGCGAGGGCGACGAGGCCTTCCGGCGGCGGGCCGGCGCTCACCTCGACTCCATGCTGGCGTTGTGCGAGACCGCCCAGTGCCGCCGTGGACAGCTCCTCGCCTACTTCGGCCAGGAACCGGACGCGGCGGGCTGCGGCAACTGCGACACCTGCCTCACGCCGCCGGAGACGTGGGACGGCACGGTCGCGGCCCAGAAGGTCCTGTCCACCGTGGTGCGGTTGCAGCGCGAGCGCGGGCAGAAGTTCGGCGCCGTGCAGATCGTCGACATCCTGATGGGCAAGCGCACGGCCAAGGTGATCCAGTTCGACCACGACCAGCTGTCTGTGTTCGGCATCGGCGAGGATCTGGCCGAGGGCGAATGGCGGGGGGTCGTCCGTCAGCTGCTGGCGCAGGGGCTGCTGGCGGTCGAGGGCGAGTACGGCACCCTCGTGCTGACGGAGGCCAGCGGGGCGGTGCTGCGCCGCGAGCGGGACGTACCGCTGCGCAAGGAGCCGAAGAGGCCGGCCACGTCGGCCAAGGCGTCGGGTGGATCCTCGTCCGGCCGCAAGGGGGCCAAGGCGGCAGCGGCCGAGCTGCCCGAGGAACTGCTGCCCGCTTTCGAGGCGTTGCGCGCCTGGCGCGCCGAACAGGCCCGTGAGCAGGGCGTTCCGGCGTACGTCATCTTCCACGACGCCACGCTTCGGGAGATCGCCACGGCGTGGCCGACGTCGGTCGACCAACTCGGCGGGATCAGCGGGGTCGGCGAGAAGAAGCTGGTGACGTACGGGGAAGGTGTCGTCGCGGTCCTGGCCTCATTGGGAGGGCCGCCTGCGGGTGGCGCCGCCGCGGGCGCGACCGAGGTTTCGGCTGCCGGTGCCGGTGCCGGTGCCGCTGCTGGTGTCGGTGCCCGCACGGCCGCCGGTGCGAACGCGGACATGGGCCCGGGCTCCCCGGACCTGTGGCCTGACGTGGACGAAGAGCCCGCACCCGAGGACTGGATGTAG
- the nuoN gene encoding NADH-quinone oxidoreductase subunit NuoN, with protein sequence MSASAVHSLWTTAAAATEPIAKIDTPKIEYGQLSPTLIVVGAAIVGVLVEAFVPRKHRYYAQLFVTVVALVAAFAAVIALAEGGYGTTKARIAAMGAIAVDGPALFLQGTILLAALVGAFTFAERRLDPEAHGNRVDSFAAQAASVPGSDSEKAAVKAGFTTTEVFPLLLFAVAGMLVFPSANDLLTLFIALEVFSLPLYLLCAVARRKRLMSQEAAVKYFLLGAFASAFTLFGIALLYGYAGSVSYATIAQVVDGTVQNVNPALADTMGNDALLLIGAAMIVMGLLFKVGAVPFHMWTPDVYQGAPTPVTGFMAAATKVAAFGALLRLLYVVLPGLRWDWRPVMWGVAIVTMLGGAIVAITQTDIKRLLAYSSIAHAGFILAGVIATTPDGVSSVLFYLAAYSFVTIGAFAVVTLVRDAGGEATHLSKWAGLGRRSPLVAAVFAVFLLAFAGIPLTSGFAGKFAVFKAAAEGGAAPLVVVGVISSAIAAFFYIRVIVLMFFSEPRPEGPTVAVPSPLTMTAIAVGVAVTLVLGVAPQYFLDLANQAGVFVR encoded by the coding sequence GTGAGCGCATCAGCCGTCCACAGCCTGTGGACAACGGCGGCAGCCGCGACCGAACCGATCGCGAAGATCGACACGCCGAAGATCGAGTACGGGCAGTTGTCGCCCACCTTGATCGTCGTCGGCGCGGCGATCGTCGGGGTGCTGGTCGAGGCGTTCGTGCCGCGCAAGCACCGCTACTACGCACAGCTGTTCGTGACCGTCGTGGCGCTGGTCGCCGCGTTCGCCGCGGTGATCGCGCTGGCGGAGGGCGGCTACGGCACCACGAAGGCGCGCATCGCGGCCATGGGCGCGATCGCCGTCGACGGACCCGCCCTCTTCCTGCAGGGCACGATCCTGCTGGCCGCCCTGGTCGGCGCGTTCACCTTCGCCGAACGCAGGCTCGACCCCGAGGCGCACGGCAACCGGGTCGACTCCTTCGCCGCCCAGGCGGCCTCCGTCCCCGGAAGTGACAGCGAGAAGGCCGCCGTCAAGGCCGGCTTCACGACCACCGAGGTCTTCCCGCTGCTGTTGTTCGCTGTCGCCGGCATGCTGGTCTTCCCCTCGGCCAACGACCTGCTGACGCTCTTCATCGCCCTGGAAGTGTTCTCCCTGCCGCTGTACCTCCTGTGCGCGGTGGCCCGCCGCAAGCGGCTCATGTCGCAGGAGGCCGCGGTCAAGTACTTCCTCCTCGGGGCGTTCGCGTCCGCCTTCACCCTCTTCGGCATCGCCCTGCTGTACGGCTACGCGGGATCGGTGTCGTACGCGACGATCGCGCAGGTCGTCGACGGAACGGTGCAGAACGTGAACCCGGCGCTCGCCGACACCATGGGCAACGACGCGCTGCTGCTCATCGGCGCCGCGATGATCGTCATGGGTCTGCTGTTCAAGGTCGGCGCGGTGCCCTTCCACATGTGGACGCCCGACGTCTACCAGGGTGCGCCGACCCCCGTCACCGGCTTCATGGCCGCGGCGACCAAGGTGGCCGCGTTCGGCGCGCTGCTCCGCCTGCTGTACGTCGTCCTGCCCGGGCTGCGCTGGGACTGGCGGCCGGTGATGTGGGGCGTCGCGATCGTCACCATGCTGGGCGGCGCGATCGTCGCGATCACGCAGACCGACATCAAGCGGCTGCTGGCGTACTCGTCGATCGCGCACGCGGGCTTCATCCTCGCCGGTGTCATCGCGACCACCCCGGACGGCGTCTCGTCCGTCCTCTTCTACCTGGCCGCGTACTCGTTCGTGACGATCGGCGCGTTCGCCGTGGTCACCCTCGTGCGCGACGCCGGCGGTGAGGCGACGCACCTGTCCAAGTGGGCCGGGCTCGGCCGGCGGTCGCCGCTGGTGGCGGCCGTGTTCGCGGTGTTCCTGCTGGCCTTCGCCGGCATCCCGCTGACCTCCGGGTTCGCCGGTAAGTTCGCCGTGTTCAAGGCCGCGGCCGAGGGCGGTGCGGCGCCGCTGGTCGTGGTCGGTGTGATCTCGTCCGCGATCGCCGCCTTCTTCTACATCCGGGTGATCGTGCTGATGTTCTTCAGCGAGCCGCGGCCCGAGGGCCCGACCGTCGCCGTCCCGTCACCGCTGACGATGACGGCGATCGCAGTGGGCGTGGCGGTCACGCTCGTGCTCGGTGTGGCGCCGCAGTACTTCCTGGACCTGGCGAACCAGGCGGGAGTGTTCGTGCGCTGA
- a CDS encoding NADH-quinone oxidoreductase subunit M, producing MSFPLLTATAALPAIGAVATAAVPAARRNAAKALALLFSVATLVLAIVVLVRFDPDGARYQLTESHSWIADFGVRYELGVDGIGVALVALTALLIPFIILAGWHDADPLETGNKRWRPTQGFFALILAVEAMVILSFEATDVFLFYIFFEAMLIPMYFLIGGFGDRAHAHGEETAATQRSYAAVKFLLYNLVGGLIMLAAVIGLYVVAGNFSLTEIAEARANGTLDMATNTERWLFLGFFFAFAVKAPLWPLHTWLPNAMGEATTPVAVLITAVVDKVGTFAMLRFCLQLFPEASKWATPAILVLALISIIYGALLAVGQRDIKRLVAYASISHFGFIILGIFAMTSQGQSGATLYMVNHGISTAALMLVAGFLISRRGSRLIADYGGVQKVAPVLAGTFLIGGLATLSLPGLAPFVSEFLVLVGTFARYPVVGIIATFGIVLAALYTLVLYQRTMTGPVKPEVSTMPDLRARELVVVAPLIVLLIFLGVYPKPVTDIVNPAVKQTLSDVHKKDPKPEVEAAK from the coding sequence ATGTCCTTTCCTCTGCTGACAGCGACGGCGGCGCTCCCGGCGATCGGTGCGGTGGCCACGGCCGCCGTGCCGGCCGCCCGGCGCAACGCCGCCAAAGCGCTGGCGTTGCTGTTCTCCGTCGCCACACTCGTCCTGGCGATCGTCGTCCTGGTCCGCTTCGACCCGGACGGCGCCCGCTACCAGCTCACCGAATCCCACTCCTGGATCGCCGACTTCGGCGTCCGCTACGAACTCGGCGTGGACGGCATCGGGGTCGCGCTCGTAGCGCTGACCGCGCTGCTGATCCCCTTCATCATCCTCGCGGGCTGGCACGACGCCGACCCGCTGGAGACCGGCAACAAGCGCTGGCGGCCCACACAGGGCTTCTTCGCCCTGATCCTGGCCGTCGAGGCGATGGTGATCCTCTCCTTCGAGGCCACCGACGTCTTCCTCTTCTACATCTTCTTCGAAGCCATGCTCATCCCGATGTACTTCCTCATCGGCGGCTTCGGGGACCGTGCCCACGCACACGGCGAGGAGACGGCGGCCACCCAACGGTCGTACGCGGCGGTCAAGTTCCTCCTGTACAACCTGGTCGGCGGACTGATCATGCTGGCGGCCGTGATCGGTCTCTACGTGGTCGCCGGGAACTTCTCGCTCACGGAGATCGCCGAGGCCCGTGCCAACGGCACGCTCGACATGGCGACGAACACCGAACGCTGGCTGTTCCTCGGCTTCTTCTTCGCCTTCGCGGTGAAGGCCCCACTGTGGCCGCTGCACACCTGGCTGCCCAACGCCATGGGCGAGGCCACCACACCCGTCGCAGTGCTGATCACGGCGGTGGTCGACAAGGTGGGCACCTTCGCGATGCTCCGGTTCTGCCTCCAGCTCTTCCCGGAGGCGAGCAAGTGGGCGACGCCCGCGATCCTCGTCCTGGCGCTGATCAGCATCATCTACGGGGCGCTGCTCGCCGTCGGCCAGCGGGACATCAAGCGACTGGTGGCCTACGCGTCGATCTCGCACTTCGGGTTCATCATCCTGGGCATCTTCGCGATGACCAGCCAGGGCCAGTCCGGCGCGACGCTCTACATGGTCAACCACGGCATCTCGACGGCCGCCCTGATGCTGGTCGCCGGATTCCTGATCTCGCGGCGCGGTTCGCGGCTCATCGCCGACTACGGCGGTGTGCAGAAGGTCGCTCCGGTGCTGGCCGGCACGTTCCTGATCGGCGGTCTGGCGACGCTGTCGCTGCCGGGGCTCGCGCCCTTCGTGAGCGAGTTCCTCGTACTGGTGGGCACGTTCGCGCGCTACCCGGTCGTCGGCATCATCGCCACCTTCGGCATCGTCCTCGCCGCCCTCTACACGCTGGTCCTCTACCAGCGGACGATGACGGGGCCGGTCAAGCCCGAGGTCTCCACGATGCCGGACCTGCGCGCGCGTGAGCTCGTCGTCGTCGCCCCGCTGATCGTGCTGCTGATCTTCCTCGGGGTCTACCCCAAGCCCGTCACGGACATCGTGAACCCGGCGGTCAAGCAGACCTTGTCCGACGTACACAAGAAGGACCCCAAGCCCGAGGTGGAGGCGGCCAAGTGA
- the nuoL gene encoding NADH-quinone oxidoreductase subunit L, with protein sequence MDNLIALLIAAPLLGAAVLLVGGRRLDAVGHWIGTLLAAVSFVLGVVLFSDLLSRNAEDRTLTQHLFSWIPVEGFQADVAFRLDQLSMTFVLLITGVGSLIHLYSIGYMEHDERRRRFFGYLNLFLAAMLLLVLADNYLLLYVGWEGVGLASYLLIGFWQHKPSAATAAKKAFLVNRVGDMGLSIAIMLMFTTFGTFAFGPLLGTEGEPGIAGDATEGRLTAIALMLLLAACGKSAQVPLQSWLGDAMEGPTPVSALIHAATMVTAGVYLIVRSAAVFNGAPDAQLVVTVVGAVTLLFGAIVGCAKDDIKKALAGSTMSQIGYMVLAAGLGPIGYVFAIMHLVTHGFFKAGLFLGAGSVMHGMNDEVDMRKYGGLRKYMPVTFVTFGLGYLAIIGFPGLSGFFSKDKIIEAAFAKGGTEGWILGGCALLGAAITAYYMTRVMLMTFFGEKRWQPDADGHEPHPHESPKSMTIPMIVLAFGSVFAGGFFSIGDRFLHWLEPVTGHSHGDSPVSALTVTLATMVVLVIGVAVAYAQYGRRPVPVVAPRGSLLTRAARRDLFQDDFNHVVLVRGGEHLTRSLVYVDHTLVDGVVNGTAASVGGLSGRLRRLQNGFARSYAVSMFGGAVVLIAATLLMRAV encoded by the coding sequence GTGGACAACCTGATTGCGCTGCTGATCGCGGCGCCCCTGCTCGGAGCGGCCGTCCTTCTGGTCGGCGGTCGCCGGCTCGACGCCGTCGGCCACTGGATCGGCACGCTGCTCGCGGCCGTCTCCTTCGTGCTCGGCGTCGTCCTCTTCAGCGACCTGCTGAGCAGGAACGCCGAAGACCGCACGCTGACACAGCACCTGTTCAGCTGGATCCCGGTCGAGGGTTTCCAGGCGGACGTCGCGTTCCGCCTCGACCAGTTGTCGATGACGTTCGTGCTGCTGATCACGGGCGTCGGCTCGCTGATCCACCTGTACTCGATCGGGTACATGGAGCACGACGAGCGGCGGCGCCGCTTCTTCGGCTACCTGAACCTGTTCCTCGCGGCGATGCTGCTGCTGGTCCTCGCCGACAACTACCTGCTGCTGTACGTCGGCTGGGAGGGCGTCGGTCTCGCGTCCTACCTGCTCATCGGCTTCTGGCAGCACAAGCCCAGCGCCGCGACCGCGGCGAAGAAGGCGTTCCTGGTCAACCGCGTCGGCGACATGGGTCTGTCCATCGCCATCATGCTGATGTTCACCACCTTCGGGACCTTCGCGTTCGGCCCGCTGCTCGGGACGGAGGGCGAGCCCGGCATCGCGGGCGACGCGACGGAGGGCAGGCTCACCGCCATCGCCCTGATGCTCCTGCTCGCCGCCTGCGGCAAGTCCGCCCAGGTGCCGCTGCAGTCCTGGCTCGGGGACGCGATGGAGGGCCCGACCCCCGTCTCGGCCCTCATCCACGCCGCGACCATGGTGACCGCGGGCGTCTACCTGATCGTCCGGTCGGCCGCCGTCTTCAACGGCGCGCCCGACGCGCAGCTCGTCGTCACCGTCGTCGGGGCCGTCACGCTCCTGTTCGGTGCGATCGTCGGTTGCGCGAAGGACGACATCAAGAAGGCGCTGGCCGGCTCGACCATGTCCCAGATCGGCTACATGGTGCTGGCCGCGGGCCTCGGTCCCATCGGCTACGTCTTCGCGATCATGCACCTGGTGACGCACGGCTTCTTCAAGGCCGGGCTGTTCCTCGGCGCGGGCTCGGTCATGCACGGCATGAACGACGAGGTCGACATGCGCAAGTACGGCGGTCTGCGCAAGTACATGCCGGTCACCTTCGTCACCTTCGGTCTCGGTTACCTCGCGATCATCGGCTTCCCGGGGCTGTCCGGGTTCTTCTCCAAGGACAAGATCATCGAGGCGGCGTTCGCCAAGGGCGGCACCGAGGGCTGGATCCTCGGCGGCTGCGCCCTGCTCGGCGCGGCCATCACCGCGTACTACATGACCCGCGTGATGCTGATGACGTTCTTCGGTGAGAAGCGCTGGCAGCCCGACGCGGACGGCCACGAGCCGCACCCGCACGAGTCCCCGAAGTCCATGACGATCCCCATGATCGTGCTGGCCTTCGGATCGGTCTTCGCCGGCGGGTTCTTCAGCATCGGTGACCGATTCCTGCACTGGCTGGAGCCCGTCACGGGTCACTCCCACGGCGACTCGCCGGTCAGCGCCCTCACCGTCACCCTCGCCACGATGGTGGTGCTGGTGATCGGCGTGGCGGTCGCCTACGCCCAGTACGGCCGCCGGCCCGTCCCGGTCGTGGCCCCGCGCGGGTCGCTGCTCACCCGGGCCGCCCGACGGGACCTGTTCCAGGACGACTTCAACCACGTCGTGCTGGTCCGCGGCGGCGAGCACCTCACGCGCTCCCTGGTCTACGTCGATCACACCCTGGTCGACGGAGTCGTCAACGGCACGGCGGCCTCGGTCGGCGGCCTCTCCGGGCGACTGCGCCGACTGCAGAACGGCTTCGCGCGGTCGTACGCGGTCTCGATGTTCGGCGGTGCGGTGGTCCTCATCGCCGCGACCCTGCTGATGAGGGCGGTCTGA
- the nuoK gene encoding NADH-quinone oxidoreductase subunit NuoK, producing MNPVNYLYLAALLFTIGATGVLIRRNAIVVFMCIELMLNACNLAFVAFSRMHGNLDGQIIAFFTMVVAAAEVVVGLAIIVSLFRSRHSASVDDASLMKL from the coding sequence GTGAACCCCGTGAACTACCTCTATCTCGCGGCCCTGTTGTTCACGATCGGCGCCACGGGCGTGCTGATCAGGCGCAACGCGATCGTCGTCTTCATGTGCATCGAGCTCATGCTCAACGCCTGCAACCTCGCGTTCGTCGCCTTCTCCCGGATGCACGGCAATCTCGACGGCCAGATCATCGCCTTCTTCACGATGGTCGTCGCCGCCGCGGAGGTCGTGGTCGGACTCGCGATCATCGTGTCGCTGTTCCGTTCCCGCCACTCGGCCTCGGTCGACGACGCCAGCCTGATGAAGCTGTAA
- a CDS encoding NADH-quinone oxidoreductase subunit J, which produces MSAQLAAYATSTGEAFQFWVLGTVAVIGALCTVFMKKAVHSALCLAGTMIVLAVFYLANGAYFLGIVQIVVYTGAIMMLFLFVVMLVGVTAADSLKETIKGQRWLALLCGLGFGVLLIAGIGNASLTEFNGLTEANANGNVEGLAALIFTKYVFAFEITGALLITAAVGAMVLTHRERTERPKTQRELAEQRVREGKHVPPLPAPGVYARHNAVDVQGLLPDGTPSELTVSSTLRERGQIRDVSAEALSDLKALERRAEERLERAAVEPPRLGPNPRRTEEASK; this is translated from the coding sequence ATGAGCGCGCAGCTCGCCGCCTACGCCACCTCGACCGGCGAGGCCTTCCAGTTCTGGGTGCTCGGCACGGTCGCGGTGATCGGCGCCCTGTGCACCGTCTTCATGAAGAAGGCCGTGCACAGTGCGCTCTGCCTCGCCGGCACCATGATCGTCCTGGCGGTGTTCTACCTCGCCAACGGCGCCTACTTCCTGGGCATCGTGCAGATCGTGGTCTACACCGGCGCGATCATGATGCTCTTCCTGTTCGTGGTGATGCTCGTCGGCGTCACCGCGGCGGACTCGCTGAAGGAGACCATCAAGGGGCAGCGATGGCTGGCCCTGCTGTGCGGTCTCGGCTTCGGCGTGCTGCTGATCGCCGGCATCGGCAACGCCTCCCTGACGGAGTTCAACGGCCTCACCGAGGCGAACGCGAACGGCAACGTGGAGGGCCTCGCCGCCCTCATCTTCACGAAGTACGTCTTCGCCTTCGAGATCACCGGCGCCCTGCTCATCACGGCGGCCGTCGGCGCCATGGTGCTCACCCACCGCGAGCGCACCGAGCGGCCCAAGACCCAGCGGGAGCTGGCCGAGCAGCGGGTCCGTGAGGGCAAGCACGTCCCGCCGCTGCCCGCCCCCGGCGTGTACGCGCGGCACAACGCGGTGGACGTCCAGGGCCTGCTGCCCGACGGCACCCCCTCGGAGCTCACGGTCAGCAGCACGCTGCGCGAGCGCGGCCAGATCAGGGACGTGTCCGCCGAGGCGCTGAGCGACCTCAAGGCCCTCGAGCGGCGCGCCGAGGAGCGGCTGGAGCGGGCCGCGGTCGAGCCGCCCCGGCTGGGGCCGAACCCCCGGCGGACCGAGGAGGCGTCGAAGTGA
- the nuoI gene encoding NADH-quinone oxidoreductase subunit NuoI, translating to MAEEPKETKPGFQNPVAGFGVTFKAMFKKRLTEQYPEQEKTTAPRFHGRHQLNRHPDGLEKCVGCELCAWACPADAIYVEGADNTDEERYSPGERYGRVYQINYARCILCGLCIEACPTRALTMTNEFELADSSRANLIYTKEQLLAGLDEGMVDSPHAIYPGTDEQDYYRGLVTEAAPGTERQTAVSKGEGPQEAASTSDAGEPTSEEVVGR from the coding sequence ATGGCTGAGGAGCCCAAGGAGACCAAGCCCGGTTTCCAGAACCCCGTGGCCGGCTTCGGCGTGACCTTCAAGGCCATGTTCAAGAAGCGGCTGACCGAGCAGTACCCGGAGCAGGAGAAGACCACAGCTCCCCGGTTCCACGGACGACACCAGCTCAACCGTCATCCGGACGGCCTGGAGAAGTGCGTCGGCTGTGAGCTGTGCGCCTGGGCCTGCCCCGCCGACGCCATCTACGTGGAGGGCGCGGACAACACCGACGAGGAGCGCTACTCCCCGGGCGAGCGGTACGGGCGCGTCTACCAGATCAACTACGCCCGCTGCATCCTGTGCGGCCTGTGCATCGAGGCATGCCCCACGCGCGCGTTGACGATGACCAACGAGTTCGAGCTGGCCGACTCCAGCCGCGCCAACCTGATCTACACCAAGGAACAGCTGCTCGCCGGTCTCGACGAGGGCATGGTCGACTCGCCGCACGCCATCTACCCGGGCACGGACGAGCAGGACTACTACCGGGGTCTGGTCACGGAGGCCGCGCCCGGCACGGAGCGCCAGACGGCCGTCTCCAAGGGCGAGGGCCCGCAGGAAGCGGCCTCCACGTCCGACGCGGGCGAGCCGACGTCGGAGGAGGTGGTCGGCCGATGA
- the nuoH gene encoding NADH-quinone oxidoreductase subunit NuoH: MSPYFAAEDLSMFGRDPWWLVVVKAVFCFAFLMVTVLFSIVWERKVVAWMQLRIGPNRHGPWGMLQSLADGIKLMLKEDLVVKRADKVVYVLAPIVAAIPAFMAIAVIPFGPAGNEVSIFGQRTTMQLTDLPIAMLYVLAVASVGIYGIVLAGWSSGSTYPLLGGLRSCAQMISYEIAMGAAFASVFLYSGSMSTSTIVEQQHDRWYILLLPVSFVLYIITMVGETNRAPFDMPESEGDLVGGFNTEYSSIKFAMFMLAEYVNMVTVSAVATTLFLGGWRAPWPISGFWEGANHGWWPMLWFVVKVQLLLFFFIWLRGTLPRVRYDQLMKLGWKVLIPVSVTWLMLVATVRTLRNENYDFTDIALYVCGGVLVLLLLSFVADMFRNARKEAQAPVEPADFDPMAGGFPVPPLPGQELPPVPRRRPSRERELIVSGGVDTVSDGSLDGKEASDG, encoded by the coding sequence ATGAGCCCGTACTTCGCCGCTGAAGACCTCTCGATGTTCGGCCGCGACCCCTGGTGGCTGGTCGTCGTCAAGGCGGTCTTCTGCTTCGCCTTCCTGATGGTGACCGTGCTGTTCTCCATCGTCTGGGAGCGCAAGGTCGTCGCCTGGATGCAGTTGCGCATCGGCCCCAACCGGCACGGTCCCTGGGGAATGCTCCAGTCCCTCGCCGACGGCATCAAGCTGATGCTGAAGGAGGACCTCGTCGTCAAACGCGCGGACAAGGTGGTGTACGTCCTCGCGCCGATCGTCGCGGCCATCCCGGCCTTCATGGCGATCGCGGTGATTCCCTTCGGGCCGGCCGGCAACGAGGTCTCGATCTTCGGCCAGCGCACCACGATGCAGCTGACCGACCTGCCGATCGCGATGCTCTACGTCCTGGCGGTCGCCTCCGTGGGCATCTACGGCATCGTGCTGGCCGGCTGGAGCTCCGGCTCCACGTACCCGCTGCTGGGCGGCCTGCGGTCCTGCGCGCAGATGATCTCCTACGAGATCGCCATGGGCGCGGCGTTCGCCTCGGTGTTCCTCTACTCGGGGTCGATGTCGACCTCGACGATCGTCGAGCAGCAGCACGACCGCTGGTACATCCTCCTGCTGCCGGTCTCCTTCGTCCTCTACATCATCACGATGGTCGGCGAGACCAACCGCGCCCCCTTCGACATGCCGGAGTCCGAGGGCGACCTGGTCGGCGGCTTCAACACCGAGTACTCGTCGATCAAGTTCGCGATGTTCATGCTCGCCGAGTACGTGAACATGGTGACGGTCTCCGCCGTGGCGACCACGCTCTTCCTCGGCGGCTGGCGCGCTCCGTGGCCGATCAGCGGTTTCTGGGAGGGCGCGAACCACGGCTGGTGGCCGATGCTCTGGTTCGTCGTCAAGGTGCAGCTGCTGCTGTTCTTCTTCATCTGGCTGCGCGGCACGCTTCCCCGCGTGCGGTACGACCAGCTGATGAAGCTGGGCTGGAAGGTCCTGATCCCGGTGTCGGTGACGTGGCTGATGCTCGTCGCGACCGTACGGACGCTGCGCAACGAGAACTACGACTTCACCGACATCGCCCTCTACGTGTGCGGCGGCGTCCTGGTGCTGCTGTTGCTCTCCTTCGTCGCGGACATGTTCCGCAACGCGCGGAAGGAGGCTCAGGCCCCCGTCGAGCCGGCCGACTTCGACCCGATGGCGGGCGGATTCCCCGTACCGCCGCTGCCGGGGCAGGAGTTGCCGCCGGTGCCGAGGCGTCGCCCGAGCCGGGAGCGGGAGCTCATTGTCAGTGGTGGAGTGGACACTGTGAGTGACGGATCGCTGGATGGAAAGGAGGCGTCCGATGGCTGA